A window of the Streptococcus sp. 116-D4 genome harbors these coding sequences:
- a CDS encoding redox-sensing transcriptional repressor Rex has product MKDKQSAIPKATAKRLSLYYRIFKRFHAEKIERANSKQIAEAIGIDSATVRRDFSYFGELGRRGFGYDVKKLMTFFADLLNDNSITNVMLVGIGNIGHALLHYRFHERNKMKIIMAFDLDDHPEVGTQTPDGIPIYGISQIKEKIKNADVKTAILTVPSVKSQEVANLLVDAGVKGILSFSPVHLHLPKDVVVQYVDLTSELQTLLYFMRKKD; this is encoded by the coding sequence GTGAAAGATAAACAGTCTGCTATTCCAAAAGCTACAGCGAAAAGACTCTCTCTCTACTATCGAATATTTAAGAGATTCCATGCAGAAAAGATTGAACGTGCCAACTCTAAGCAAATTGCAGAAGCTATCGGTATTGATTCAGCGACCGTACGTCGTGATTTTTCCTATTTTGGTGAACTAGGTCGGCGTGGTTTCGGCTACGATGTCAAAAAACTGATGACATTTTTTGCCGATTTGCTCAATGATAACTCCATTACCAATGTCATGCTAGTGGGGATTGGTAATATAGGCCATGCCCTTCTCCACTACCGCTTCCACGAGCGTAACAAGATGAAGATTATTATGGCATTTGATCTAGATGACCACCCTGAAGTCGGTACCCAAACTCCTGATGGTATTCCCATTTACGGGATTTCTCAAATCAAGGAAAAAATCAAGAATGCCGATGTCAAGACTGCGATCTTAACGGTTCCCAGCGTCAAGTCACAAGAGGTTGCTAATCTCTTGGTGGATGCTGGCGTGAAAGGAATTCTCAGTTTTTCACCAGTCCATCTGCATTTACCAAAAGACGTGGTCGTTCAATATGTCGATTTGACAAGTGAACTCCAAACCCTCCTCTACTTCATGCGAAAAAAGGATTAG
- a CDS encoding DUF4649 family protein produces MFELTYKDSYHIERTLKYEDYEALMLALSGCVTLPDTLYVTSLTFKGQEVYQGLVGDLYRFLSHADFLH; encoded by the coding sequence ATGTTTGAACTGACCTATAAAGACAGCTATCATATAGAGCGCACTCTCAAGTATGAAGACTATGAAGCTCTCATGCTGGCTCTGTCAGGATGTGTGACTCTGCCAGATACACTTTATGTAACTTCTCTGACTTTTAAGGGGCAGGAAGTTTACCAAGGACTGGTCGGAGACCTCTACCGTTTTCTATCACATGCAGATTTTTTACATTAA
- the radC gene encoding RadC family protein yields MYSISFQEDSLLPRERLAKEGVEALSNQELLAILLRTGTRQASVFEIAQKVLSNLSSLTDLKKMTLQELQSLSGIGRVKAIELQAMIELGHRIHKHETLEMESILSSQKLAKKMQQELGHKKQEHLVALYLNTQNQIIHQQTIFIGSATRSIAEPREILHYAVKHMATSLILVHNHPSGAVAPSRNDDHVTKLVKEACELMGIVLLDHLIVSHSSYFSYREKTDLI; encoded by the coding sequence ATGTACAGTATTTCATTTCAAGAAGATTCACTATTACCAAGAGAAAGACTGGCCAAAGAAGGAGTAGAAGCGCTCAGTAATCAAGAGTTGCTAGCTATTTTACTCAGGACAGGAACACGTCAAGCCAGCGTTTTTGAAATTGCCCAGAAAGTCTTAAGCAATCTTTCAAGCCTAACGGATTTGAAAAAAATGACCCTGCAGGAATTGCAGAGTCTGTCTGGTATCGGTCGTGTTAAGGCCATAGAGTTACAAGCCATGATTGAATTGGGGCATCGTATTCATAAACACGAGACTCTTGAGATGGAAAGTATTCTCAGCAGTCAAAAGTTGGCCAAGAAGATGCAGCAGGAATTGGGCCATAAAAAACAAGAGCACCTAGTGGCGCTCTATCTCAATACTCAAAATCAAATCATTCATCAACAGACTATTTTTATCGGTTCAGCCACTCGCAGTATTGCTGAACCGCGAGAGATTCTTCACTATGCCGTCAAGCATATGGCGACTTCACTCATCTTGGTCCACAATCACCCTTCAGGAGCAGTAGCCCCTAGCCGAAATGATGATCATGTGACTAAACTTGTAAAAGAAGCCTGCGAACTGATGGGTATTGTCCTCTTGGACCATTTGATTGTCTCTCACTCCAGTTACTTTAGTTATCGTGAAAAGACAGATTTAATCTAA
- a CDS encoding gamma-glutamyl-gamma-aminobutyrate hydrolase family protein, which yields MKKPVIGITGNEKTHPVDDIMLSYAAKGFVEGVKDAGGIPIILPIGDQEMASHYISIIDKLILTGGQNVDPKFYGEPKAIDSDDYHLQRDIFELALIKEAINQKKPIFSVCRGTQLFNVAMGGTLYQDIEDHWQDCSAEYTSQRLVTEPDTVLREIYGEISHINSFHHQSIKDLAPNLKIAAHDPQDGIIEAVMSTDDTAFLGVQWHPELLFENRPKDKNLFDYVVNEL from the coding sequence ATGAAAAAACCAGTTATTGGGATTACAGGAAACGAAAAAACTCATCCAGTTGATGATATCATGTTGAGCTACGCAGCAAAAGGCTTTGTTGAAGGTGTGAAAGACGCTGGAGGGATTCCCATCATCCTACCGATTGGTGATCAAGAAATGGCTAGCCACTATATCAGTATAATTGACAAGCTCATCTTGACAGGTGGGCAAAATGTTGATCCAAAATTCTATGGTGAACCGAAAGCCATTGATAGTGATGACTACCACCTTCAAAGAGATATCTTCGAACTGGCCCTCATCAAAGAAGCTATTAACCAGAAAAAGCCTATTTTCTCCGTCTGCCGTGGCACACAACTCTTTAACGTTGCCATGGGTGGAACTTTGTACCAAGATATCGAAGACCACTGGCAGGATTGTTCGGCTGAGTACACAAGCCAGCGCTTGGTAACAGAACCTGATACAGTTCTTCGAGAAATCTATGGAGAAATTTCCCATATTAACTCTTTCCACCATCAGAGTATCAAGGACTTAGCACCAAATTTAAAAATTGCGGCTCATGATCCTCAAGATGGTATCATTGAAGCTGTCATGAGTACAGATGATACTGCCTTTCTCGGTGTCCAATGGCACCCAGAATTACTATTTGAAAATCGCCCCAAAGATAAAAACCTCTTTGACTATGTCGTTAATGAACTTTAG